The following nucleotide sequence is from Synchiropus splendidus isolate RoL2022-P1 chromosome 1, RoL_Sspl_1.0, whole genome shotgun sequence.
GATACCTGGCACCACACGGCTGTAATTATTTTGTCTGCCATCATAAAGTTCATGTCCGTGTTTTTGCGCAGTTCCTATTAAAGAATCTGACCAATGTAGAAGCACGGAGACCTACCCCCGAACTCAGAGGGACAACAGTGATCTACACGCCCCAATCCCAATAGTAGAGATGCTCATGTGCAGCAAAATTAAGCACCTTCCAACgctcaaaataaaacaccatgcaccacctccacttctcttaaaatatttttttagtcAAAAGAGTGTGAAGAGAACCTGAAACACAACTCTGCTCTACAAATAAATTGTGATAGCTCACAGAGGAAGTAGAATTCACACATGAACCCCTGGTGGAGTCGTGATAAGGTGAGAACTTAATCTTGCCGTGACAGATTTTGGTCACTTGAGAGGTCAACCTCTTTGTCCGAAGTTCACATCCTGTGCGTTACTTGTCTCCATAGGGTCCTCCTTAAAGTTTTCACACTGCTCCATTACTTTCCTAAAAGATGACACAGGGTGGTGACTCAGAACATTCTAAAGAGTGCAGCTCATCATATCATAACAAGCAGCAGTATTTCTTCAAGCAATAGTTTGACCAAAAACTTTCAGTTCAACATTTCTGCCTTACTGTGCCATGTCCTTGGTATCCTGGTGTGAACTCTCCAGTTCCAGAACTTTCTCAAGAAGGCTGAGTCCTCCTTCCTTTATCAGCAGTGGACAGTATTTACTCGCTGCAGGGCAGAAATTGACAGACAAGATTGACTGCAGGGGTCATCACTGAACAAATAATATGTTTTGTAACGGACACACAACAGAGATGAGGCACAGCGTGAAGACACCACACTTTTATACAATAATGTGCCGCATCTACACGATGACCAATAGAAAAAGGAATAATTCAAGAAGAAATCGAGTTTAGTCAGTCTACACTTGTGTTTGTCCTTAATTTAACAGCAAACCTCATCATGAAAAAGATTCTTGCTGATTTTGTACACATCTTTTCAACAGCAAATTATTTTCTTTGAGAAAAAAACTATGAATCCAGTGCAATCCAGTGACCTATCGACTCCAAATTCAATTCAAGACATTGGTATTTCTCTTGAATGGGCTACTGACCACCATTtaacactgtttatttattgaactgaTTATATATTAAACAGTGCTGTATATGTAAATATTCAATAAGTGAACTATCCAGCATAAAACATTGTTCACTTTATCGCTAATAAAAATTCTGCCCAAAGTTTTTGTAGGCAGTTTGTAGTGAAGCCACTATATTATACCTAATATACAGCGTATAACGGTGAACTAGTGGATAGACCTGAATCAGTGATACTCACGGTAAACTGACACCAGGTTGTAGAGAGCCCATGTGGCCCAGTGCTGGCTGACAGGGGAGATGCCTTGGGGCAGCAGGCGGAGAATGGGCTCAAATGACCTGCGAGACAATGACTGAGTTTTAAGTGTGACCAGTAGAAAACAAGTTTTCCCTTGTACAGCCATATGCTTaggtcattattattaatagggATGCACCGAACATGCAGTGGCCAAATATATTTGGCCAAATAGTGAAAAAAGGCAACGTTCAGCTTTGGTGGCGTGAGCGTGTGATGCGAACGAACACCGTGCAACGCAGCCTGAACAATGATTTTTGGTTCAAATCGACAATATGATGTaatggaatgtgttttttaatacaaaaatgCACCATAGAGGAGGAATAAACTCTGCAAAGTGCACCACTGATGAAagtctggcaacccactcccccATTCTCTAAGTGCAGAGAAAAATCTGGCCACAGACTCCCTTAAACAGGAGTGGGTCAAGacaagtggaaatgattttgactttccgacccatgtATCATATGTTTCTTCTTTATTTGATAATTCTTTGTTGTCCACAGTGTCAAAGTATCAAGTGTGGACGGATCCGACTGTCACCATGGCGACACTTCTGAGCTACGTGTGATCCAAGGTCGGcacacagtgttgaagttttggGTTCTACTGGAGAGTCAGAATAGAAGTTTGCAATGAGTGTTAAACCAAATTATCAAGAGCCTTCTGTTGACATGATCAGCCTATTATATAATGGAGAATTGTGCTTGGGCCACAAATTGTCAATTTGGTGCCTCCCTATTATTATATGTTTCACTTTTATATATTTGATTATTTCTTTGTATCATTTCCCCAATGCTGCACAACAATACAGagtcttaaaaatatatatcattctAGACATTATTTTACAGTACAAACAGAAACAAGCTGAATAAAGAAAGAACCTGCTACCATATTTGTCATATTTGATACAACATGTACAATGTGCGATGTAGTGACATACAACATCTTCTGTTTTAATAAATCAGGATAACGGTCCTCCCTTTCAATCAAAACCTTCGCAGGAGAAGGTCACCTGTAGTTGATGTTGCGTCGTGAACTGACATCCCAACTCTGGATGGCTTCCCACATTTTGTCCATCACTGTGTCTCTTTTGGGTTCCTCCATGGACCAAACCTCAGGCCCATCAAACATGATGTGAGAGAGAACTCCACACGCGTTGTACGAAACCTCTATTCCATCTGCTTTACTGTCTAGTAGGTTACTGTTGACAGACAAGATGAAGGGCACATCAATACATCATCAGCATGCGTTTccttccacttcctcttcaaAGCTCTTACCTGAAAACAGTGATGAACTGTGGAGTCAGTAGTTGTGGCCTCAGCACTTTGACCTCAGCTACATTTCCTAAAAGCCCCAGCATGTTTCGATGTAGCTCCTGCTTATCTGGAAACTTCTGAATTGACATGCGTTTACAGAGAGTcacatatttgatttttttggcTGATTGTGAAAGCAAATAAGACAAGTTGAGGCAAAATGCGCTGGAGGCACAAATCAATCATGTTATTTAGTAAAATGAAGACAGGAGTATATGGTAGCCAAGGGAGACAAGTATCATCCTGTCCAACTGATTTGAAACTCCTTAGTTCGGTTTTGGCACTAAGAGATCACAGAAAGTCTTTTGAATAGTATCAAGGACGGTGAAATTGAtacattaatataaaataaaatagtcttTAATACAGCCATTTGACCCATTAATTAACACCTTCTTCGgcgttttcacaaatattttgagGGGAGGTTGACCTGGCGGTGACTCACCTGCAAACACTCCAGAAATAGACTCATGCCTCGACAGTTGAGAAACATTTGGCAGTTGTCAGGTGTCTCATCAGTGATATTCCACAGAGCACTCCAAGAAAACTCCATCACTTGATCACACTGATAACAAACATGGACACGCCTTGGTTTAATTTACATTCAAATGAGAGAAATGCCACAAACCTATCATTATCGGATGATTACATTCTGTTCATCTCTGTTTTGCAACACTGGTGGCTCAATCCGAAGCTAGCGATATAAAAAACATACTTGAGTTGAGAAATGCCAGTAAAAAGTTCTTGTTTTTACAGTCTCGTGCTTATAGACTTTCAAGTTGAGGAGATAATATTtacaaaacaattcaaatgacTAAGTGCAAATTTTTATTATCCAATCACAGTTTGATACTAAAGAACATACCGTTTGATCGTGCAGCTTTTTCTGGATTAAATTCAGCATTGTCTGAAAAAGgttcaaacaataataaaattataaattAATTCAATACGATTATTTCTCAAATGAACTTGTGCTCCAATTGATCTAttgtttcacattcacaacAGAATGTGAAAAAGAAGAGACAAGTTTGTTCATGAACAGAAGAGTATGACATTCATTTGAAGAGACCAAGTTATTCAGGCAGAAAATATTATATGAATTGTCCCAAATAATTTGGTACTCGTTTTTAAGTACAAGTTGTGTTTTAATGGTTGACATTAACTTCTTACCTTGACAAAGCCCATCTTTCCCACAGCTTCCTTGTGATGATTGTCCACCTGGCAGACTAAAGCGTTGCAGAGATGGACAGCAATTCTCTGGATGGAGTCGTCCTGCCGTGCAGGCTCTAAGATTTTGAGCAACAGTTGGTTGACTCGAATGTACTGGAATTCTAGCTCCTCTGGAATACTGAAGTTACACAGAGTCAGGCAGCAGTTCCTTTGGACCTGAAAGAGGCAGACGAAGTTCTGAAAGGTTCATCCTCTTGGTTTCTGTTTCGGTTTCCCAAATATGATAATGGTGCATGTATTACGACATCATAtcagtaaaacaacagcttttaCATACTGTGACTTCTTGGTACTGCTCCATTCCATTCAACACCACTTGAATGACTTCACGACGCAACCGTACACTCTGATCACTGCGATACTCTGTGTTGGTCAGATAGTACAGTGCAGCACTGCCTGTCACCTGGATGCTTTTGTCATATTTATGGCATTTAAGTGCTGCAATGACAAGCTGGAACAAACCCATATTAGGTGGTTATGACTGTGAAACAGGGTATAAAATAACAAGACATCATCAGCATAATTTTCTTGACGAAAAGGTAATTTGTTATGAGCACAATTTAAAGGTCACATGGCTCAGTTACTTGATATTTGTTTCTAAAAAGTATTCATGACACTGTGTGCACATGAAGAAAATGCGGAGATGTAATAACCACACCTGTAAAGCTCGAAGCAGTTGGTTGCAGTGCTGTATCCTTGCAATGTCAAATAGCTGATTGATGGCTTTGTGTGCCAGCTCAGGCCGGAACTCTGTGTAGGCTTCGATGGCATTTAAGACCTGTTCTTCATTCTTTGATCCAGTAACCTAAGAGATGAAATAAGGTATaaagcaaagacaaaaacaccacCACAAAGTATTAATTTGACTATGATGAATGCTGGTGAGCAGTGTACTTTGTTACAAAACCTGGAAGAAATATGCAGAAATACAAcctaataaaatgttttctgcattcttaGTTACAGACACCATGGTCTGTCAATGAAGACAATAATTAGAAAACGACACAGGTGAAGGGGTATTCCAGTCAACAGTACCTTATAAGCTGGGATGTGTGTTACATTGCAAAGGGTCGTGTCGTACAAGCCCAAGAACTGCAGTGGCCTCTTCAGCTCCTGGAGAGGAGCAATGCTACTCTTGCATGGCTCTATGCTGAAAGAGTAAACATGCCTTTATTTCAATGTCTTGAAAGTACAAGGGTATTATCTAATGTATCTAGCATTTAAATTCCTTATCTAATTGTAACGAATAGAGTTTATTCACCTTGGACGACCCATTGCTTCATCGCAGTGTGGGACTGTGCAGTTGTCCTGCATTACATGACCTGAGATGTCCAACGATACAAGATTGGTCAGTCGCAGAACGATGGCTGTCAGGATTTTCCTTGTCATCTTATATTTAAAATTTCGCCGGCTCTCCCGTGAGATGTCAAGGTGCCTGAGGAGTGAAGTATTTGgtcaataacaacaacagttAATTGAAATGAAGCAGCGAACACCCATAATATATAAAGGATATTAAAAATACTAATGTGATTTTCAGAAATATGTGCAACATTAAAGCTTTAAAATATCCAATTGTCTTCATAAATTCATAAAAACTATTATTTTAACTGTGATCACAATCTTTCACAATGAAGCTCATTACTGTGAAAGAT
It contains:
- the zer1 gene encoding protein zer-1 homolog — encoded protein: MASKAGDSPDSLMTLTMVFCLKNLRKTMCYQGLRNKLCLRSDIFLPSEICDKLIKLYMDLVNTDSTFEPEEGFFQLFSDPRSTRLTRVQLKEEFVRDRDLESIRKQDLIELHLTYCYSLTSRSLKTIACFRETLVSLCLFGCSLIFYRKGGAPLACNDDMGDEEEDSPASRQAIETDFNFEGFHRLRLLNLGSLPDEVDAETLLKPLKSITSLDLSNVQLMGTTFLTQWKERLASLVLYNTDLSEELVDTLVELVNLRHLDISRESRRNFKYKMTRKILTAIVLRLTNLVSLDISGHVMQDNCTVPHCDEAMGRPSIEPCKSSIAPLQELKRPLQFLGLYDTTLCNVTHIPAYKVTGSKNEEQVLNAIEAYTEFRPELAHKAINQLFDIARIQHCNQLLRALQLVIAALKCHKYDKSIQVTGSAALYYLTNTEYRSDQSVRLRREVIQVVLNGMEQYQEVTVQRNCCLTLCNFSIPEELEFQYIRVNQLLLKILEPARQDDSIQRIAVHLCNALVCQVDNHHKEAVGKMGFVKTMLNLIQKKLHDQTCDQVMEFSWSALWNITDETPDNCQMFLNCRGMSLFLECLQKFPDKQELHRNMLGLLGNVAEVKVLRPQLLTPQFITVFSNLLDSKADGIEVSYNACGVLSHIMFDGPEVWSMEEPKRDTVMDKMWEAIQSWDVSSRRNINYRSFEPILRLLPQGISPVSQHWATWALYNLVSVYPSKYCPLLIKEGGLSLLEKVLELESSHQDTKDMAQKVMEQCENFKEDPMETSNAQDVNFGQRG